In Brevibacterium zhoupengii, the following are encoded in one genomic region:
- a CDS encoding alkaline shock response membrane anchor protein AmaP: MRRMAAGANRTGLIIVGLIFLAAGLAVLAISFGLATAVAPGLTPDSALQPVAAVFALPFSALIALVIALILAIIGIRWLAAQVPRKDSAKPLRMQEDARSGVTTVTANVVAAAVEDDLEATPEVVDAQAILRGTARRPELVLHLDVDERGDIDAVVADVADRVTRNASQALGVPLSAVGVEVAIARSRQRRQRSVQL, translated from the coding sequence ATGAGACGAATGGCAGCAGGTGCCAATCGCACCGGACTCATCATCGTCGGGCTGATCTTCCTGGCGGCCGGACTCGCTGTGCTTGCGATCAGCTTCGGCCTGGCAACAGCGGTGGCCCCCGGCTTGACTCCGGACTCGGCGCTGCAGCCTGTCGCCGCTGTGTTCGCATTGCCGTTCTCTGCGCTCATTGCGCTGGTTATCGCCCTCATTCTGGCGATCATCGGCATCCGTTGGCTTGCCGCGCAGGTCCCGCGGAAGGATTCCGCCAAGCCCCTGCGCATGCAGGAAGACGCTCGCAGCGGTGTGACCACAGTGACGGCGAATGTCGTGGCCGCTGCCGTGGAAGATGACCTCGAGGCCACCCCCGAGGTCGTGGATGCGCAGGCCATCCTGCGCGGAACTGCGCGACGACCCGAGCTCGTCCTCCACCTCGATGTCGACGAACGCGGCGACATCGATGCAGTCGTCGCCGACGTCGCAGATCGCGTGACCCGCAACGCCAGTCAGGCACTCGGCGTCCCGCTGTCCGCCGTGGGCGTCGAGGTCGCCATCGCCCGATCGCGGCAGAGAAGGCAGCGCAGTGTCCAGCTGTGA